One Bradyrhizobium manausense DNA segment encodes these proteins:
- a CDS encoding LPS-assembly protein LptD, whose translation MTAVRRGQLAGWAPRTLLRANGCGLSIRKHALAVLAVASLAGMMDLAAVAPAAAQGFTYNPLPPRPKPPKVANDGQMLVQATEVDYDYNNSRVSAVGNVQLFYNGTSVEADRVIYDQKTKRLHAEGNIRMTDADGKITYAEILDLSDDYRDGFVDSLRVDTADQTRMAATRADRSSGNYTVFENGVYTACAPCKDDPKKPPLWQVKGARIIHDQQEKMLYFETASLEFFGVPIAYMPYFSTPDPTVKRKTGFLMPGFTSYTAFGYGVEVPFYWAIAPDMDATFSPRITSKQGVLFQAEFRQRLMDGAYQVRVYGIDQLNPGNFVGQPGDRQFRGGIETKGQFALNDKWVWGWDGVLLSDYYFMSDYRLSAYRDPLGSFLNLPTDALSQLYLTGVGNRSFFDARTMYWTSFSGNQQQVPVVYPVIDYSNVLNYPVFGGEFSYKTNFVNLTRNDAAFDPITTTSNTSGLCAILSADPGARSMPNGCLLRGVPGTYTRLTAEAQWRKSYTDPFGEIWTPFAILRADAINADISNQPGVSNYLPVGDTQAFRLMPTVGLEYRYPFINVQPWGSTTIEPIAQVIIRPNETYAGKLPNEDAQSMVFDATNLFSVDKFSGYDRVEGGGRANVGVQATTQFDKGGAVKVLFGQSYQLFGMNSFAVQDTINTGLDSGLDKPRSDYVASAAYSPNSTYTFSVRSRMDEQTWNIQRFEAEGRANFNRWSVSMMYGNYAPQPELGYLTRREGILTSGSIKVATNWVVTGSARWDLEANKINQYVLGAGYVDDCFVLAANYVTSYSYSAGTTPPVLSHAFMFQIGLRTLATSTGSSTSGLQ comes from the coding sequence GTGACGGCCGTCCGCCGAGGACAATTGGCTGGCTGGGCGCCGCGCACCCTGTTGCGCGCGAACGGGTGCGGCTTGTCCATCCGCAAGCACGCGCTGGCCGTCCTCGCCGTCGCCTCGCTCGCCGGCATGATGGACCTTGCCGCGGTGGCGCCTGCCGCCGCCCAGGGCTTCACCTACAATCCGCTGCCGCCCCGCCCGAAGCCGCCGAAGGTCGCCAATGACGGGCAGATGCTCGTGCAGGCCACCGAGGTCGACTACGACTACAACAATTCGCGCGTCTCCGCGGTCGGCAACGTGCAGCTGTTCTACAACGGCACAAGTGTCGAGGCCGACCGGGTCATCTACGACCAGAAGACCAAGCGCCTCCATGCCGAAGGCAACATCCGCATGACGGATGCCGACGGCAAGATCACCTATGCCGAGATCCTGGATCTCTCCGACGATTACCGCGACGGTTTCGTCGATTCGCTGCGCGTGGACACCGCCGACCAGACCCGCATGGCCGCGACCCGCGCCGACCGCTCCAGCGGCAACTACACGGTGTTCGAGAACGGCGTCTACACGGCCTGCGCGCCGTGCAAGGACGATCCGAAGAAGCCGCCGCTGTGGCAGGTCAAGGGTGCCCGCATCATCCACGACCAGCAGGAGAAGATGCTGTACTTCGAGACAGCGTCGCTTGAGTTCTTCGGCGTGCCGATCGCCTACATGCCCTACTTCTCGACGCCCGACCCGACCGTGAAGCGCAAGACCGGCTTCCTGATGCCTGGCTTCACCTCCTACACGGCGTTCGGCTACGGCGTCGAAGTGCCGTTCTACTGGGCGATCGCGCCCGACATGGACGCGACCTTCAGCCCGCGCATCACCTCCAAGCAGGGCGTGCTGTTCCAGGCCGAGTTCCGCCAGCGCCTGATGGACGGCGCCTACCAGGTCCGTGTCTACGGCATCGACCAGCTCAACCCGGGCAATTTCGTCGGCCAGCCGGGTGACCGTCAGTTCCGCGGCGGCATCGAGACCAAGGGCCAGTTCGCGCTCAACGACAAATGGGTCTGGGGCTGGGACGGCGTCCTGCTCTCCGACTACTACTTCATGTCGGACTACCGTCTGTCGGCCTATCGCGACCCGCTCGGCTCGTTCCTGAACCTGCCGACGGATGCGCTGTCGCAGCTCTATCTGACCGGCGTCGGCAATCGCAGCTTCTTCGACGCGCGCACGATGTACTGGACGAGCTTCTCGGGTAACCAGCAGCAGGTGCCGGTCGTCTACCCCGTGATCGACTACTCGAACGTGCTGAACTATCCGGTCTTCGGCGGCGAGTTCTCCTACAAGACGAACTTCGTCAACCTGACGCGGAACGACGCGGCGTTCGATCCGATCACGACGACCTCCAACACCTCGGGCCTCTGCGCAATCCTGTCGGCCGACCCCGGTGCCCGCAGCATGCCGAATGGATGTCTGCTGCGCGGCGTCCCCGGCACCTACACCCGCCTGACGGCGGAGGCGCAGTGGCGCAAGTCCTACACCGATCCGTTCGGCGAGATCTGGACGCCGTTTGCGATCCTGCGCGCAGACGCGATCAACGCCGACATCTCCAACCAGCCGGGCGTGTCGAACTACCTGCCCGTCGGCGACACCCAGGCGTTCCGCCTGATGCCGACCGTCGGCCTCGAATACCGCTATCCCTTCATCAACGTTCAGCCCTGGGGCTCGACCACCATCGAGCCGATCGCGCAGGTCATCATCCGCCCGAACGAGACCTATGCCGGCAAGCTTCCGAACGAGGACGCGCAGAGCATGGTGTTCGACGCCACGAACCTGTTCAGCGTCGACAAGTTCTCCGGCTACGACCGCGTCGAAGGCGGCGGCCGCGCCAATGTCGGCGTGCAGGCGACCACGCAGTTCGACAAGGGCGGCGCCGTCAAGGTGCTGTTCGGGCAGTCCTACCAGCTGTTCGGCATGAACTCCTTCGCGGTTCAGGACACCATCAATACAGGCCTCGATTCCGGCCTCGACAAGCCGCGTTCCGACTACGTCGCAAGCGCCGCCTACTCGCCGAACAGCACCTACACGTTCAGCGTCCGCTCCCGCATGGACGAGCAGACCTGGAACATCCAGCGCTTCGAGGCCGAAGGCCGCGCCAACTTCAATCGCTGGTCGGTCAGCATGATGTACGGCAATTACGCGCCGCAGCCGGAACTCGGTTACCTGACCCGCCGTGAGGGCATCCTGACCTCGGGCTCGATCAAGGTCGCGACCAACTGGGTGGTGACGGGCTCGGCGCGCTGGGACCTCGAGGCCAACAAGATCAACCAATATGTGCTCGGCGCCGGCTATGTCGACGATTGCTTCGTGCTGGCGGCGAACTATGTAACTTCCTATAGCTATTCTGCGGGCACCACGCCGCCCGTGCTGAGCCACGCGTTCATGTTCCAGATCGGCCTGCGCACGCTGGCGACCTCGACCGGCTCCAGCACATCCGGCCTCCAGTGA
- a CDS encoding SurA N-terminal domain-containing protein: protein MTTRLPVFRLLPFMLVVLLTLAGAPAWAQNIVVMVNGDPITDFDIEQRTKLDTLTTQKTPSRQDVINTLIDDKIKIKEGKKYGVEPGVSDINQSYDGMAQRMRISTDTLTKSLESKGVRPDTLKSRMRSEMVWTSLVRGRFKEKLIVGEKDVADKVRENGEAKLQIEGTEYKMQPIVLIVPRGSSSAFQETRMKEAEQYRARVGSCEEANSLFRSTPNATIRDTVTKTTADLPEALRKVLDDTPIGHLTAPEVTRSGIEMVVLCSRKPTTIDTPKKREIRDKMYQEKYEKTQKAYLDELRKAAMIEYRNH, encoded by the coding sequence ATGACGACCCGATTGCCTGTATTCCGCCTTCTCCCCTTCATGCTCGTCGTGTTGCTGACTCTCGCCGGCGCACCGGCATGGGCACAGAACATCGTGGTCATGGTCAACGGCGATCCCATCACCGATTTCGACATCGAGCAGCGCACCAAGCTCGACACGCTGACGACGCAGAAGACGCCGAGCCGGCAGGACGTCATCAACACGCTGATCGACGACAAGATCAAGATCAAGGAAGGCAAGAAGTACGGCGTCGAGCCCGGCGTCTCCGACATCAACCAGTCCTATGACGGCATGGCGCAGCGCATGCGCATCTCGACCGACACGCTCACCAAATCGCTGGAGAGCAAGGGCGTGCGCCCCGACACCCTCAAGAGCCGCATGCGGTCCGAGATGGTCTGGACCAGCCTCGTGCGCGGTCGCTTCAAGGAGAAGCTGATCGTTGGCGAGAAGGACGTCGCCGACAAAGTGCGGGAGAACGGTGAGGCGAAGCTCCAGATCGAGGGCACCGAATACAAGATGCAGCCGATCGTGCTGATCGTGCCGCGCGGTTCGTCCTCCGCATTCCAGGAGACGCGGATGAAGGAAGCCGAGCAATATCGCGCGCGTGTCGGAAGCTGCGAGGAAGCCAATTCGTTGTTCCGTTCGACGCCGAACGCCACCATCCGCGACACTGTCACCAAGACCACCGCCGACCTGCCGGAGGCGCTCCGCAAGGTGCTCGACGACACGCCGATCGGCCACCTCACGGCACCCGAAGTGACAAGGTCCGGCATCGAGATGGTCGTGCTTTGCTCACGCAAGCCGACCACGATCGACACGCCGAAGAAGCGCGAAATCCGCGACAAGATGTATCAGGAGAAGTACGAGAAGACCCAGAAGGCCTATCTCGACGAGCTCCGCAAAGCAGCGATGATCGAATATCGCAACCACTGA
- the pdxA gene encoding 4-hydroxythreonine-4-phosphate dehydrogenase PdxA — translation MATAPAKPLALTLGEPAGIGPDITIAAWLRRRELDLPAFYLLGDEAMIAQRARTLGTEIRIAAVSPGEAATAFSDALPVVATGERVTAVPGKPDASSAPAALASIRQAVSDVRAGLASAVVTNPIAKSVLYRAGFRHPGHTEFLAELAATDDAGAPQPVMMLWSPRLAVVPVTIHVSLRDALAELTSDLIVSTVRIVATELASRFGIARPRIAISGLNPHAGEDGSLGHEEQTVIAPALKVLRNDGIDARGPLPADTMFHDAARNTYDCAVCMYHDQALIPIKTVAFDDAVNVTLGLPFIRTSPDHGTAFDIAGTGKANPSSLIAALKLAGRMAAANS, via the coding sequence ATGGCCACCGCTCCCGCAAAGCCCCTCGCGCTCACGCTCGGAGAACCCGCCGGCATCGGCCCCGACATCACCATTGCAGCCTGGCTCAGGCGCCGCGAGCTGGATCTGCCTGCCTTCTATCTGCTCGGCGACGAGGCGATGATCGCGCAGCGCGCCAGGACGCTGGGCACAGAGATCAGGATCGCCGCGGTCAGCCCGGGCGAAGCCGCAACGGCCTTTTCCGACGCCCTGCCCGTGGTTGCGACCGGCGAGCGCGTAACGGCCGTACCAGGCAAGCCGGACGCTTCGAGCGCACCGGCTGCGCTCGCCTCGATCCGCCAGGCTGTCAGCGACGTGCGCGCAGGGCTCGCCAGTGCCGTCGTCACCAACCCCATCGCCAAGAGCGTGCTCTACCGCGCGGGCTTCCGCCACCCCGGCCACACCGAATTCCTCGCAGAGCTCGCAGCCACCGACGATGCCGGCGCGCCACAGCCGGTGATGATGCTGTGGTCGCCGCGTCTCGCCGTGGTGCCGGTGACGATCCACGTGTCCTTGCGGGATGCTCTCGCAGAGCTCACCAGCGACCTCATCGTCTCGACCGTGCGCATCGTCGCGACCGAGCTTGCATCCCGCTTCGGCATTGCCCGTCCCCGCATCGCGATCTCCGGACTCAATCCCCATGCCGGCGAAGATGGGTCGCTCGGCCACGAAGAGCAGACCGTGATCGCGCCGGCGCTCAAGGTTCTGCGCAATGACGGCATCGACGCCAGGGGCCCGCTGCCCGCCGACACCATGTTCCACGACGCTGCGCGCAACACCTATGACTGCGCGGTCTGCATGTATCACGACCAGGCGCTGATCCCGATCAAGACCGTTGCCTTCGACGACGCGGTCAACGTCACGCTCGGCCTGCCCTTCATCCGCACCTCGCCCGATCACGGCACCGCCTTCGACATCGCCGGCACCGGCAAGGCCAATCCGTCCAGCCTGATCGCTGCGCTCAAGCTCGCAGGCCGCATGGCGGCTGCGAACAGCTGA
- the rsmA gene encoding 16S rRNA (adenine(1518)-N(6)/adenine(1519)-N(6))-dimethyltransferase RsmA produces the protein MSAIDDLPPLREVIRQHALSARKSLGQNFLLDLNLTARIARAAAPLEESTIVEIGPGPGGLTRALLALGARRVIAIEHDERAIPALNDISARYPGRLEIVHGDAMTFDPRPLLAGERAKIVANLPYNIATQLLINWLTIEPWPPWYDMMVLMFQREVGERIVAREDEEAYGRLGVLANWRAETKILFDISPSAFVPPPKVTSSVVRLVPRAEPLPCDRRMLEQVAAAAFGQRRKMLRQSLKSLGVDPARLAAAAGVDATRRAETIPISGFVAMARELADIRSEA, from the coding sequence ATGAGCGCCATCGACGACCTCCCGCCGCTTCGCGAGGTCATTCGCCAGCATGCGCTGTCGGCCCGCAAATCGTTGGGGCAGAATTTTCTGCTCGATCTCAATCTCACTGCGCGCATCGCGCGCGCGGCAGCCCCGCTTGAAGAGTCCACCATTGTCGAGATCGGTCCGGGCCCGGGCGGGTTGACACGCGCGCTGCTCGCGCTCGGCGCCAGACGCGTCATCGCCATCGAACACGACGAGCGCGCGATTCCGGCGCTGAACGATATTTCCGCGCGCTACCCGGGCCGGCTCGAAATCGTGCATGGGGACGCCATGACCTTCGATCCGCGGCCGCTGCTTGCAGGCGAGCGCGCCAAGATCGTCGCCAACCTGCCTTACAACATCGCGACCCAGCTTCTGATCAACTGGCTCACCATCGAGCCCTGGCCGCCCTGGTACGACATGATGGTGCTGATGTTTCAGCGAGAGGTCGGCGAGCGCATCGTCGCACGCGAGGACGAGGAGGCCTATGGCCGACTCGGCGTGCTCGCCAACTGGCGTGCGGAGACAAAGATCCTGTTCGACATTTCGCCATCCGCCTTCGTGCCGCCGCCGAAGGTCACATCGTCCGTCGTGCGGCTGGTGCCGCGCGCCGAACCGCTGCCCTGCGATCGCAGGATGCTCGAGCAGGTCGCGGCCGCCGCCTTCGGACAACGGCGCAAAATGCTGCGCCAGAGCCTGAAATCGCTCGGCGTCGATCCGGCGCGACTAGCCGCCGCCGCCGGCGTCGATGCGACGCGGCGCGCCGAGACCATTCCCATCTCCGGCTTTGTTGCCATGGCACGTGAATTGGCCGATATACGCAGCGAAGCCTGA
- a CDS encoding alcohol dehydrogenase, which produces MALMRRQSLVKFDAPLCETIVDTPKPQGSEVLVRIERCGLCHSDLHIQDGYADLGGGKKLDTTRGMTLPFTLGHEIAGVVDEVGPDVPAGLVGAKKAVFPWIGCGQCRDCKNGDENLCAKQRFLGVAIDGGFATHVLVPDAKYLLDYDPLPVNQAATLMCSGVTAYGALKRLVDRPRQRNLLLIGLGGVGMMGLSFAQAMFKQPITVADLSPAARETALKNGAANAYDPSEPDVIKRILKETDGGFDEVVDFAGNEKSMAFAVAVAARGGKVVVSGLMGGQFTLPMVQWIYKRLTVEGFMVGTLAEAHELMALARAGKIKPTPMREEPMGDVQKWIDELRAGKVVGRIVLKN; this is translated from the coding sequence ATGGCGTTGATGCGTCGGCAGTCGCTGGTCAAATTCGATGCGCCCCTGTGCGAGACCATCGTCGATACGCCCAAGCCGCAAGGCTCCGAGGTGCTGGTGCGCATCGAGCGCTGCGGCCTCTGCCATTCCGACCTGCACATCCAGGACGGCTATGCCGATCTCGGCGGCGGCAAGAAGCTCGACACCACGCGCGGCATGACGCTGCCCTTCACGCTCGGCCACGAGATCGCCGGCGTCGTCGACGAAGTCGGCCCCGACGTACCGGCTGGTCTTGTCGGTGCGAAGAAGGCGGTGTTTCCCTGGATCGGCTGCGGCCAGTGCCGCGACTGCAAGAACGGCGACGAGAACCTCTGCGCCAAGCAGCGCTTCCTCGGTGTGGCCATCGACGGGGGCTTCGCCACCCACGTGCTGGTGCCGGACGCAAAGTATCTGCTCGACTACGATCCCCTGCCCGTCAACCAGGCCGCGACGCTGATGTGTTCCGGCGTGACCGCCTACGGCGCGCTCAAGCGCCTGGTCGATCGTCCGCGCCAGCGCAACCTTCTGCTGATCGGTCTCGGCGGGGTCGGCATGATGGGCCTGTCGTTCGCGCAGGCAATGTTCAAGCAGCCGATCACGGTCGCAGATCTCTCGCCGGCCGCGCGCGAGACCGCACTGAAGAACGGCGCCGCCAACGCCTACGATCCGTCCGAGCCCGACGTCATCAAGCGCATCCTGAAGGAAACCGACGGCGGCTTCGATGAGGTCGTCGATTTCGCCGGCAACGAGAAGTCGATGGCGTTTGCGGTCGCGGTCGCCGCGCGTGGTGGCAAGGTCGTTGTCTCCGGCCTGATGGGCGGCCAGTTCACGCTGCCGATGGTGCAATGGATCTACAAGCGCCTGACGGTCGAGGGCTTCATGGTCGGCACGCTTGCGGAGGCCCACGAACTGATGGCGCTCGCCCGCGCCGGCAAGATCAAGCCGACGCCGATGCGCGAGGAGCCGATGGGCGACGTCCAGAAATGGATCGATGAATTGCGCGCCGGCAAGGTCGTCGGACGCATCGTGCTGAAGAACTGA
- a CDS encoding Crp/Fnr family transcriptional regulator codes for MTGRPKNELLEKLSTHDFELLAPHLQSVDLAANHILHHAGDSIAVVHFPCGPTFVSLAVPVEDDREVESLLVGREGVIGLSAGRGPSLAYARIVVKVGGTALRLPLRALEQAQQRSASLQDSFARYAACQLAQLLQTAACNAAHSIEQRAAKWIIAAQEHIGGDEIPFTHEQLAGMLGVSRSYASRVIQMLKARRILATRRCAILILDGPALAASACACNHAVRKHFGEVLGAR; via the coding sequence GTGACCGGCCGGCCCAAGAACGAGCTCCTCGAGAAGCTCAGCACCCACGATTTCGAGCTGCTTGCCCCTCATTTGCAGTCGGTCGACCTCGCGGCGAACCACATCCTTCACCATGCCGGCGACAGCATCGCCGTGGTCCACTTTCCCTGCGGCCCCACCTTCGTGTCGCTCGCGGTGCCCGTCGAGGATGATCGCGAGGTCGAAAGCCTCCTGGTCGGCCGCGAGGGGGTGATCGGCCTTTCGGCTGGCCGGGGCCCGTCACTGGCCTATGCGCGCATCGTCGTGAAGGTGGGCGGCACGGCACTGCGCCTGCCGCTGCGCGCGCTCGAACAGGCGCAGCAGAGATCGGCGAGCCTGCAGGATTCGTTCGCACGCTACGCCGCCTGTCAGCTCGCACAGCTGCTCCAGACCGCAGCCTGCAACGCCGCGCATTCGATCGAGCAGCGCGCTGCAAAATGGATCATCGCGGCGCAGGAGCACATCGGCGGCGACGAGATTCCCTTCACCCACGAGCAGCTCGCCGGCATGCTTGGCGTCTCTCGCAGCTATGCCAGCCGCGTCATCCAGATGCTGAAGGCAAGGCGCATCCTTGCAACGCGCCGCTGCGCCATCCTGATCCTCGACGGACCGGCGCTTGCCGCCAGCGCCTGCGCCTGCAACCACGCGGTCAGGAAGCACTTCGGCGAAGTGCTGGGCGCGCGCTGA
- a CDS encoding DUF6894 family protein, producing the protein MQRYFFHFEGQQPHTDTTGESLADDEAAWREAVRLSRDVEHALRPGDNWTLSVFDGTEPVFVLAMVTRRFR; encoded by the coding sequence ATGCAGCGGTACTTTTTCCATTTCGAAGGGCAGCAGCCTCACACCGACACGACAGGCGAGTCGCTCGCCGACGACGAGGCTGCCTGGCGCGAAGCGGTCCGCCTCTCCCGCGATGTCGAACATGCGCTGCGTCCCGGCGACAACTGGACGCTCAGCGTGTTCGACGGCACCGAGCCGGTGTTCGTGCTGGCGATGGTGACGCGGCGGTTTCGGTAG
- a CDS encoding phosphonate metabolism protein PhnM produces MRTVLIILGVWLLINVLFVVIMIPPRKPRKPNQTRPASGLAPVTIGRNVYAYDEDEKVSLRHTIIAIAMGTALALAPPLLEAIDDIKRMIGKYRKPQAEAAGEGRSLDKASSDLRTQESEQPSDRSSSGAHDVSKH; encoded by the coding sequence ATGCGGACCGTTCTCATCATCCTGGGCGTCTGGCTCCTGATCAACGTGCTCTTCGTCGTGATCATGATCCCGCCGCGCAAGCCGCGGAAACCGAATCAGACGCGACCCGCGAGCGGGCTCGCGCCCGTCACGATCGGTCGGAATGTCTACGCCTACGATGAAGACGAGAAGGTCTCGCTGCGTCACACCATCATCGCCATTGCGATGGGGACGGCGCTCGCGCTGGCGCCGCCCTTGCTGGAGGCCATCGACGACATCAAGCGGATGATCGGGAAGTATCGCAAGCCGCAGGCCGAGGCCGCAGGCGAAGGACGATCCCTCGATAAGGCCTCGAGCGACCTCCGCACCCAGGAGAGCGAGCAGCCATCCGACCGCTCGTCATCCGGCGCACACGACGTGTCGAAGCACTAA
- a CDS encoding carbonic anhydrase, whose product MHRREALRMFAGLSLCQLCTSAASAAEHHWSYAGEGGPDKWSGLDEANTACSIGGQQSPINITGTIGARQPPLRIRWTKHPATIVNNGHTIQLGFEDGNTLHLGDRSFALKQMHFHHPGEHQIEGKGFAMEAHFVHEGTDGLAVVGVLLVPGKSNPVFKTIMATMPPQEGAPVQADPKIEPVRLLPSQRAYFHYEGSLTTPPCSETVEWIVLAHPIEVDEADIARFGKLYPMNARPLQKRDRRFILSSNPR is encoded by the coding sequence ATGCACCGACGCGAGGCCTTGAGGATGTTCGCCGGCTTGTCGCTGTGCCAGCTCTGCACTTCGGCCGCTTCTGCTGCCGAGCATCATTGGAGCTACGCTGGAGAAGGCGGACCGGACAAATGGAGTGGTCTCGACGAGGCGAACACTGCGTGTTCGATCGGCGGCCAGCAATCGCCCATCAACATCACCGGCACCATCGGCGCGCGACAACCTCCCCTCAGGATCCGCTGGACCAAGCACCCCGCCACCATTGTCAACAACGGCCACACCATTCAGCTCGGCTTCGAAGACGGCAACACGCTGCATTTGGGCGATCGCTCTTTCGCGCTGAAACAGATGCACTTCCATCATCCGGGCGAACATCAGATCGAGGGCAAGGGTTTCGCCATGGAGGCACATTTCGTTCACGAAGGGACGGATGGCCTGGCCGTCGTCGGCGTGCTTCTCGTCCCTGGCAAGTCGAACCCGGTGTTCAAGACGATCATGGCGACGATGCCGCCGCAAGAAGGCGCGCCCGTTCAGGCGGACCCAAAAATCGAGCCTGTCCGCTTGCTGCCTTCGCAAAGGGCCTATTTCCACTACGAGGGTTCGCTGACGACCCCGCCATGCAGCGAGACGGTCGAGTGGATTGTGCTCGCCCATCCGATCGAAGTGGACGAGGCCGACATCGCCAGGTTCGGCAAGCTCTATCCGATGAACGCCCGTCCCCTGCAAAAGCGTGATCGGCGCTTCATTCTCAGCTCGAACCCCCGGTGA
- the gmk gene encoding guanylate kinase, with amino-acid sequence MTTGGHGTDGVERRGLMFVLSSPSGAGKTTLSRLLIDRMPGLRMSVSATTRAMRPGEVDGRDYLFVDKPKFDAMVKGDELLEWATVFDNSYGTPRSPVEAALSAGQDVLFDIDWQGTQQLREKARADVVSVFILPPSAGELEKRLHSRAQDSDEVIRKRMSRASHEMSHWAEYDYIVINHNVDDAFAEVQSILKAERLKRERRTGLVSFVRGLQGQLQG; translated from the coding sequence ATGACGACGGGCGGTCACGGAACTGACGGTGTCGAGCGGCGCGGATTGATGTTCGTGCTGTCCTCGCCATCGGGCGCAGGCAAGACGACGCTGTCGCGTCTTCTGATCGACCGCATGCCGGGTCTTCGCATGTCGGTGTCGGCGACGACGCGCGCGATGCGGCCCGGCGAGGTCGATGGCCGCGACTATCTGTTCGTCGACAAACCCAAGTTCGACGCCATGGTGAAGGGCGACGAGCTGCTGGAATGGGCGACCGTGTTCGACAACAGCTACGGCACGCCGCGCAGCCCCGTCGAGGCTGCGCTGTCGGCGGGACAGGACGTGCTGTTCGACATCGACTGGCAGGGCACGCAGCAGCTGCGCGAGAAGGCCCGCGCCGACGTCGTCAGCGTGTTCATCCTGCCGCCGTCGGCCGGCGAACTGGAGAAACGCCTGCATTCGCGCGCCCAGGATTCCGACGAGGTGATCCGCAAGCGGATGAGCCGCGCCAGCCACGAGATGAGCCACTGGGCCGAGTACGACTACATCGTCATCAACCACAATGTGGATGACGCCTTCGCCGAGGTGCAGTCGATCCTGAAGGCCGAGCGCCTCAAGCGCGAGCGGCGGACCGGCCTCGTGAGCTTCGTGCGAGGGCTGCAAGGTCAGCTTCAAGGCTAG